The following are from one region of the Halorussus rarus genome:
- a CDS encoding PaaI family thioesterase translates to MGEERSADAATQMQAFVDRHGYLSWLGVTVEDVAPGRLVMSVPYDEKLVNPDPEGTPVVHGGIAATLVDTASGFVLRTTFDDPAEAALTTADLNVSYLRPATGDLRAQAEVVRAGGSMGVTEVTVTSADPGSADPEDDGEEPTEVAVGRASYRLFREEGKDR, encoded by the coding sequence ATGGGCGAGGAGCGATCCGCCGACGCCGCGACCCAGATGCAGGCGTTCGTCGACCGCCACGGCTACCTCTCGTGGCTCGGGGTGACCGTCGAGGACGTCGCGCCCGGCCGGCTGGTGATGTCGGTCCCGTACGACGAGAAGCTGGTCAACCCCGACCCGGAGGGGACCCCGGTCGTCCACGGCGGCATCGCCGCGACGCTGGTCGACACCGCCAGCGGGTTCGTCCTCCGGACCACGTTCGACGACCCCGCCGAGGCCGCGCTCACGACCGCCGACCTCAACGTCTCGTACCTCCGGCCGGCGACCGGCGACCTCCGGGCCCAGGCCGAGGTGGTCCGGGCCGGCGGGTCGATGGGCGTGACCGAGGTGACCGTGACGAGCGCGGACCCCGGGAGTGCGGACCCCGAGGACGACGGCGAGGAACCGACCGAAGTCGCGGTCGGACGGGCGAGCTACCGGCTGTTCCGAGAAGAGGGGAAGGACCGGTGA
- a CDS encoding MaoC/PaaZ C-terminal domain-containing protein — protein sequence MTVPFEELEVGRTVTTPTRTITEADVTNFAGVSGDFNPLHTSKAAGEASAFGERVAHGALVFSAMTGLTRRVRAERAEVVAFYGVDRLRFTGPVRLGDTIRVELELVEKEERDHPTASGVVRYEAEVVTQDDETVLSCELLSLVK from the coding sequence GTGACCGTCCCCTTCGAGGAACTGGAAGTCGGTCGCACCGTCACGACGCCCACGCGGACTATCACCGAGGCCGACGTCACGAACTTCGCCGGCGTCAGCGGCGACTTCAATCCACTCCACACGAGCAAGGCCGCGGGCGAGGCGTCGGCCTTCGGCGAGCGAGTCGCCCACGGCGCGCTCGTGTTCTCCGCGATGACCGGGCTGACCCGGCGGGTCCGCGCCGAGCGGGCCGAGGTGGTGGCGTTCTACGGCGTCGACCGCCTGCGGTTCACCGGCCCGGTGCGACTGGGCGATACGATCCGGGTAGAACTCGAACTGGTCGAGAAGGAGGAGCGAGACCACCCGACGGCGAGCGGCGTGGTCCGGTACGAGGCCGAGGTGGTGACCCAGGACGACGAGACCGTGCTGTCGTGCGAACTGCTCTCGCTCGTGAAGTAG
- a CDS encoding Lrp/AsnC family transcriptional regulator has product MTNGADPPNWSFKDRDIAILRELTRDPQLSSRELTTILAEEYDIEVSHVTVSESIREMRNEGVFREAIIPNEEYYIFGLFEFKFNTEHFAEGWRDAMEYIRDDPHTLFYFLSDGEYQWKTVMMFPTRADESRWIHECYKEHGDVIANIRNSVIHNVLKFGTDPEIFEGLNGEYRE; this is encoded by the coding sequence ATGACTAACGGAGCGGACCCGCCGAACTGGAGCTTCAAGGACCGCGACATCGCGATCCTCCGGGAGCTGACCCGCGACCCCCAGCTCTCGTCGCGGGAGCTCACCACCATCCTCGCCGAGGAGTACGACATCGAGGTCTCGCACGTCACGGTCAGCGAGTCCATCCGCGAGATGCGCAACGAGGGCGTGTTCCGGGAGGCCATCATCCCGAACGAGGAGTACTACATCTTCGGCCTCTTCGAGTTCAAGTTCAACACCGAGCACTTCGCGGAGGGGTGGCGCGACGCCATGGAGTACATCCGCGACGACCCCCACACCCTGTTCTACTTCCTCTCGGACGGCGAGTACCAGTGGAAGACCGTGATGATGTTCCCGACCAGGGCGGACGAGTCGCGCTGGATCCACGAGTGCTACAAGGAGCACGGCGACGTCATCGCCAACATCCGCAACTCGGTCATCCACAACGTGCTCAAGTTCGGCACCGACCCCGAGATATTCGAGGGTCTGAACGGCGAGTACCGGGAGTAG